A genome region from Penaeus monodon isolate SGIC_2016 chromosome 14, NSTDA_Pmon_1, whole genome shotgun sequence includes the following:
- the LOC119580871 gene encoding sulfotransferase 1E1-like: MSRAFPHSLEPLGAATQAEVEKRFLGCRFGLVRVKETGFLMPAHYAKYAEKYYNFRFLEDDVVIMTHPKCGTTWMQEIVWTMRSGLDFDTSLELGVRSPFLEFDSLENPELEPLEEWAEEFRARNPGKDPKEEGLYLFLTDSSPSPRTIKTHLPFSLLTPSLLDTSKVVYVARNPKDASVSYFHHQRLVMVSEFLGDFPEFFDYFTKDLVTQGPYWKHVAEGWEKRDHPNVLFIFYEDLKEDILPEMRRLNAFLGTGYTDEQLLKVAEHTKFSNMKSRSTTNPTEAAVKLGRFKAGEGEFVRKGITGDWASYFTPELEEKFEQWVEKWKDVASEIPFKYKINKKA; the protein is encoded by the exons ATGAGCAGGGCCTTCCCGCACAGCCTGGAGCCCCTGGGCGCGGCGACGCAGGCGGAGGTCGAGAAGAGGTTCCTCGGGTGTCGCTTCGGCCTCGTCAGGGTCAAGGAGACAGGCTTTCTTATGCCTGCTCACTATGCCAAGTATGCCGAGAAGTATTATAACTTCAG ATTCCTCGAGGACGACGTGGTGATCATGACCCACCCGAAGTGCGGGACGACGTGGATGCAGGAGATCGTGTGGACCATGAGGAGCGGCCTCGACTTCGACACCTCGCTGGAGCTCGGAGTTCGATCCCCCTTTTTGGA GTTTGATTCGCTTGAAAATCCAGAACTAGAGCCTCTTGAGGAATGGGCGGAAGAGTTCAGGGCGAGGAACCCCGGTAAAGATCCCAAAGAGGAAGGCTTGTACCTCTTTTTGACTGACAGTTCACCGTCACCTCGAACCATCAAGACCCACTTGCCCTTTTCgcttctcaccccttctctccttgATACGTCCAAG GTGGTGTACGTAGCGAGGAACCCAAAAGACGCGAGTGTCAGTTATTTCCATCATCAGCGGCTTGTCATGGTCTCGGAATTCTTAGGCGATTTTCCCGAGTTTTTCGACTACTTCACCAAAGATCTCG TTACACAGGGACCCTACTGGAAGCACGTTGCGGAGGGCTGGGAGAAGAGGGACCACCCGAACGTTCTCTTCATCTTCTACGAGGACCTGAAAGAGGACATTCTGCCGGAGATGCGCCGTCTCAACGCCTTCTTGGGGACAGGGTACACTGACGAGCAACTCCTGAAGGTCGCCGAACACACCAAGTTCTCCAACATGAAGTCCCGCTCAACGACCAACCCTACTGAGGCGGCTGTGAAGCTCGGCCGGTtcaaggcgggggagggggagttcgTCAGGAAAG GAATAACAGGAGATTGGGCATCCTACTTCACACCAGAACTGGAGGAGAAGTTTGAACAATGGGTTGAGAAGTGGAAGGATGTAGCTAGCGAAATTCCCTTCAAATACAAGATTAACAAGAAAGCCTGA